Proteins found in one Hypericibacter terrae genomic segment:
- a CDS encoding alpha-D-ribose 1-methylphosphonate 5-phosphate C-P-lyase PhnJ encodes MSAAEYNFAYLDEQTKRMIRRALLKAVAIPGYQVPFAGREMPLPYGWGTGGIQVTASIVGRQDRLKVIDQGADDTTNAVSIRKFFARTAGVATTTRTAEASIIQTRHRIPETPLQHGQIMVFQVPIPEPLRWLEPRETQTRRMHALADYGAMHLKLYEDIARFGRVTTAYDYPVQVNGRYLMSPSPIPRLDNPKLDRSPALQLFGAGREKRIYAVPPFTPVKSLDFADHPFAVERWSCRCARCGADDSYLDEIVVDDRGGRRFICSDTDYCNSRLEPQAAE; translated from the coding sequence ATGAGCGCGGCCGAATACAATTTCGCCTATCTGGACGAGCAGACCAAGCGGATGATCCGGCGCGCCCTGCTCAAGGCCGTCGCGATCCCGGGATATCAGGTGCCGTTCGCGGGCCGCGAGATGCCCTTGCCCTATGGCTGGGGCACCGGCGGCATCCAGGTGACGGCCTCCATCGTCGGCCGCCAGGACCGGCTCAAGGTGATCGACCAGGGTGCCGACGACACGACCAACGCCGTCAGCATCCGCAAGTTCTTCGCCCGCACCGCGGGCGTCGCCACCACGACGCGCACGGCCGAGGCCAGCATCATCCAGACCCGGCATCGCATTCCGGAGACGCCGCTGCAGCATGGCCAGATCATGGTGTTCCAGGTGCCGATCCCGGAGCCCCTGCGCTGGCTGGAGCCGCGCGAGACCCAGACGCGGCGCATGCATGCGCTGGCCGACTACGGCGCCATGCATCTCAAGCTCTATGAAGATATTGCGCGTTTCGGCCGGGTGACCACGGCCTATGACTATCCGGTCCAGGTCAATGGCCGCTATCTGATGTCGCCGTCGCCGATCCCGCGGCTCGACAATCCCAAGCTCGACCGTTCGCCGGCCCTGCAGCTCTTCGGCGCGGGCCGCGAGAAGCGCATCTATGCCGTGCCGCCCTTCACCCCGGTCAAGAGCCTCGACTTCGCCGATCATCCCTTCGCCGTGGAGCGCTGGTCCTGCCGCTGCGCGCGTTGCGGCGCCGATGACAGCTATCTCGACGAGATCGTGGTCGACGACCGCGGCGGCCGGCGCTTCATCTGTTCCGACACCGACTATTGCAACAGCCGGCTTGAGCCGCAGGCGGCCGAATGA
- a CDS encoding carbon-phosphorus lyase complex subunit PhnI, with protein sequence MYVAVKGGEAAIEAAHRLLEQDRRGDPAIPALTIDQIEGQLRLAVDRVMAEGALYDRRLAALAIKQAAGDMVEAIFLLRAYRTTLPRFAVGEPIDTAQMATDRRISAIFKDVPGGQFLGPTFDYTHRLLDFELDGNGASAGAESDAAVSPPIAPAAVPPVMGWLEQEGLLEPERPRPDLPVGDITRDPPQYPATRDVRLQALARGDEGFLLSLAYSTQRGYGRNHPFAGEIRSGRVTVEIVPEELGFAVAIGEIEVTECQLVNQFKGSATQPPQFTRGYGLVFGRCERKAMAMALVDRSLRAAEFEEAVTAPAQDEEFVLSHADNVEASGFVQHLKLPHYVDFQAELDIVRRMRAEDARQEAAE encoded by the coding sequence ATGTATGTAGCCGTCAAGGGCGGCGAAGCCGCCATCGAGGCCGCGCACCGCCTCCTGGAACAGGATCGGCGGGGCGACCCGGCAATTCCGGCGCTGACCATCGACCAGATCGAGGGGCAACTGCGCCTGGCGGTCGATCGCGTCATGGCCGAAGGCGCGCTCTACGACCGGCGGCTGGCGGCTCTCGCCATCAAGCAGGCTGCGGGCGACATGGTCGAGGCGATCTTTCTGTTGCGGGCTTACCGCACGACTTTGCCGCGCTTCGCCGTCGGCGAGCCGATCGACACCGCGCAGATGGCCACCGATCGCCGCATCTCGGCGATCTTCAAGGACGTGCCGGGCGGTCAGTTCCTCGGGCCCACCTTCGACTACACCCACCGGCTGCTTGATTTCGAGTTGGACGGCAATGGCGCCTCCGCCGGCGCCGAATCCGACGCCGCGGTCTCGCCGCCGATTGCGCCGGCGGCGGTACCGCCGGTGATGGGCTGGCTCGAACAGGAAGGCTTGCTCGAGCCGGAGCGTCCGAGGCCCGATCTTCCAGTCGGAGACATCACCCGCGATCCGCCGCAATATCCGGCGACGCGCGACGTGCGGCTGCAGGCGCTGGCGCGCGGCGACGAAGGTTTCCTCCTGAGCCTTGCCTATTCGACCCAGCGCGGCTACGGCCGGAACCATCCTTTCGCCGGCGAGATCCGCAGCGGTCGCGTGACGGTCGAGATCGTGCCGGAGGAGCTGGGCTTCGCGGTCGCGATCGGCGAGATCGAGGTGACCGAGTGCCAACTGGTGAATCAGTTCAAGGGCTCGGCCACGCAGCCCCCGCAATTCACCCGCGGCTATGGCCTGGTGTTCGGGCGGTGCGAGCGCAAGGCGATGGCCATGGCGCTGGTCGACCGCAGCCTGCGGGCGGCCGAGTTCGAGGAGGCGGTGACGGCGCCGGCCCAGGACGAGGAGTTCGTGCTGAGCCATGCCGACAATGTCGAAGCTTCCGGCTTCGTGCAGCATCTGAAGCTGCCGCATTATGTCGATTTCCAGGCCGAGCTCGACATCGTGCGCCGGATGCGCGCCGAGGACGCGCGCCAGGAGGCGGCGGAATGA
- the phnH gene encoding phosphonate C-P lyase system protein PhnH, whose translation MTDLRSATVSGMASRKGALAPGLPDPIHDSQRIFRCALTALSEPGRVLEVPVSLEATCRQLGAGVGPAALGLILALADGDTPIWLDRTAASVATFLGFHTGAPLADTHGAARFALLADPAAGPGLPSFDPGSLDYPDRSATLIIEASRLASGGQIGFSGPGIPTRRYLTIEGLPKGFVAEWAVNHAQFPCGVDVLIACGNRIVGLPRSTALEILCM comes from the coding sequence ATGACTGATCTGCGATCGGCGACCGTTTCGGGAATGGCGTCCCGCAAGGGCGCGCTGGCGCCGGGATTGCCCGATCCCATCCACGATTCGCAGCGCATTTTCCGCTGTGCCCTGACCGCACTCAGCGAGCCGGGACGCGTGCTGGAGGTTCCGGTTTCGCTCGAGGCGACCTGTCGTCAGCTGGGCGCCGGCGTCGGGCCGGCAGCACTCGGGCTCATTCTGGCGCTGGCCGATGGCGACACGCCGATCTGGCTCGATCGGACGGCCGCGTCGGTCGCGACCTTCCTTGGGTTTCATACCGGCGCGCCGCTCGCCGATACCCACGGCGCCGCGCGTTTCGCACTCCTTGCCGATCCGGCGGCCGGCCCGGGATTGCCGTCGTTCGACCCCGGCAGCCTCGACTATCCCGACCGCTCCGCGACCCTGATCATCGAGGCCAGCAGGCTCGCCTCGGGCGGCCAGATCGGGTTTTCAGGTCCCGGCATTCCGACCCGGCGCTATCTGACCATCGAGGGGCTGCCCAAGGGCTTTGTCGCCGAGTGGGCCGTCAATCATGCGCAGTTCCCCTGCGGCGTCGATGTCCTGATCGCCTGCGGCAACCGGATCGTCGGCCTGCCGCGCAGCACCGCCTTGGAGATTTTATGTATGTAG
- the phnG gene encoding phosphonate C-P lyase system protein PhnG: MATSDSAVTDRSRWMALLSQADPADLEEAWRDVAPPPSYRWLRPVETGLVMLRGRAGGTGQPFNLGEMTVTRAAVMLEAPRAGVGFGYVAGRAPRHAELAALFDALLQDDTIRTGPLARLLATIEQAGSQRRGHRAADVAATRVDFTTMVRGDD, from the coding sequence ATGGCAACGTCCGATTCCGCCGTCACCGACCGCTCCCGCTGGATGGCCCTGCTGAGCCAGGCCGACCCTGCGGACTTGGAAGAGGCATGGCGCGATGTGGCGCCGCCGCCGTCCTATCGTTGGCTGCGTCCGGTCGAAACCGGGTTGGTCATGCTGCGGGGCCGGGCCGGCGGCACGGGCCAGCCTTTCAATCTGGGCGAAATGACCGTCACGCGCGCCGCCGTGATGCTCGAGGCGCCGCGCGCCGGGGTCGGTTTCGGCTATGTCGCCGGCCGCGCGCCGCGTCACGCCGAGCTGGCGGCCCTGTTCGACGCTCTGCTGCAGGACGACACGATCCGCACCGGACCGCTGGCCCGACTGCTGGCGACCATCGAGCAGGCTGGGAGCCAAAGGCGAGGGCACCGGGCGGCCGATGTCGCGGCGACCCGGGTGGATTTCACGACCATGGTGCGCGGCGATGACTGA